The nucleotide sequence CGCCTTCATAACCGATAAATAATCTGAGAGAATCACCTTTGCTTGGAATCCAGGCATTTTGCCAAAGTTTCTCTGAATCCTCAAAAGTAATAGAAATTTCATCACTTTGTCCGTGTTCAAAGTCAGCGTATTCAATGCTTACTACATAACTTGAAACATCACGAGTGATGTCTTTTTTGTTGTATTCGATTTTGAAAGTAGGTTTTAACATTAACTTCTCCAAGGAGGTAATTCAAATGATATTTGCTCATCTTCATCAAGCACGGGGATTTTTAGATTGATACCGGCTTCAAGAGTCGGTTTAATAGGAACTGAGGGATTTGCCTGAATAATAACTTCGTATTTTGTGGCATCTTTATAGAACTTATATGCGATCGAATCCCAACGGTCATTGTCTTTTGTAATGTAGGAGTAGAATTCCGTCATTTCTTTTTCAATCCCCCTTGTTTCTTCGCTTCAGGGATTTTACCTGTGTATTCTCTGAGCCTCAAATCGACTTGGACAGAAATTAAATCACCCTCTTTGCTTGTCTGCTCCGTTGTAGAAACAATTTCAGACACAACAAAAACTCCGATATATTCGCCATTCCCTTTGATGAATTTCAGCGGTGTGGCTTTATTTGCAACTGCTTTCAGTTTTTTAATTTCTTCTTCAGGAGTACAAAAAGAATTGTGAAAATTCAGCTTGATATTTTCTTCTAGCAGATTCATTCCCATATACTGCAAAACAGGCTTGTTACCGATTCGCTCATGTTCAGCGTAATTATACGAAACGGTTTCATCCATTCCGTTAAAGTATGTTATTAATTCAAATTCAATATCGCCAAGTTGTGCAAACATTAGTACGCCAACCT is from Candidatus Gastranaerophilales bacterium and encodes:
- a CDS encoding tail protein X: MTEFYSYITKDNDRWDSIAYKFYKDATKYEVIIQANPSVPIKPTLEAGINLKIPVLDEDEQISFELPPWRS
- a CDS encoding phage tail protein; amino-acid sequence: MFAQLGDIEFELITYFNGMDETVSYNYAEHERIGNKPVLQYMGMNLLEENIKLNFHNSFCTPEEEIKKLKAVANKATPLKFIKGNGEYIGVFVVSEIVSTTEQTSKEGDLISVQVDLRLREYTGKIPEAKKQGGLKKK